In Nitrosarchaeum sp., the sequence CCTACCATTAGATATGTTGGCAACAACCCAACTACAAAAGTTGCAATAGAAAATCCCATTATTGTAATTATCATAGCTTTTTTTCGTCCAAACTTATCACCATAGATCCCAAAAATCACAGATCCTAAAGGTCTCATAATCAATGTAACAGTATATGATGCAAATGTTGCAAGTATACTAAACACAGGATCCGCAGATGGAAAAAATAGCTGACTAATGGAAGGAATAACAAGTAACATCAAAACTATATCATATCCATCTAAAGACCAACCAAGAAATGAGCCAATGGCAATTTTTTTCTGAGCTAAAGTTAGACTCATCAAGACAATTTCAGTCTAGTTGTATTTAGCCTTGATTTCAAAAATCAAAACATTTGCCATAGTAAAAATAGAGACCAATTATCAATAAAATAGAGCATGCCAGAGATTAATGTAGAAGAATATGAGAAAAGATGTCAAGAGATTCTACAAGATAGCGAAGTAAGATTTGCCGCACTTTTAGATGAATTTGGAAAGATACTTGCTGGAGGGTATAAGGCAGATGTGGATCCAAGATTAACTGAAGAACAACACAATGAAGTTTGTAAAGAGTTAGCAGGAAGAGTAGTAAAAAGAAAAAAATTTGATGTAGAATTAGGATATGTAAAATATTCAGCATCTCGCAGAAAGCATGTTGTGATAATGAGTTTTCCAATCTTTGAAAAAGTAATAATGATAGTAGCAGAACCAAATGTCAACATTGATAGATTAGCATTTAGAATAATTGAAAAACTTGGTCGTCAATGGGGCGAATTTTTTGGGGAATAAATTTTAAATCATTTTACAATACAGAAAAATTACTTCATCACGTTACTTTTGAAATCACTTATTGTTGAAATAGTACGTTTTGTCTCATGACCAATATCATGAATTGTAGCACCATTGTATTTTTTGTCAAGATACCTACCAGTCAGAATCATAGGAGCAGCAATTGCATTACTAATACCAGTGGGTTCAGGTATCCAAAATATAATAAATCCAATTTTTTGAAGTTTTTTACCTGGAGCAGATGCTCGTTGAACACATCCCAAAGAACGGGCAGTCGATTTATCATCAAACTTTGTCATATCCATGTATAATGATGCTCTTCTCTTGGCCGAGTCAGAAAATTTACGTATTTTATCTAGGCGTGCCTTTAAGTGGTCAACCATGATTTCTATTTAGAAAAAATCAGATAAGATTCAATGATCAATATCAATCACCTGTGTGTCAATAAAGGATAACAAGCCTAAGAGACACTCAATTATACTAGGCTTAGTTTAATTACTAAGATACATTGAAGGATAAAAACTCCAAGAGGTTAGACTCTATTAAAGCGGCTCATCAGTCAGAAAAAGCAAGCTATAGTACTAGAATGGAGGATTATTTGGAGGTAATCTCTGAGCTTGTAGAGCTAAAAGGATATGCAACCACATTAGACATTTCACGATACATGAATGTGAGTGCACCAAGTGTTACAAAGATGCTACAAAGATTAGAAGAAAACAAGTTGTTAGAATATGAAAAGTACCACGGGATTAATCTAACAAGTAAGGGTACTCAGATAGCAATCGAGATAAGACAAAACCATGGAATTTTGCTAGAGTTTTTTGAGATTTTGGGAGTAAATCATGAGACTGCCAACAAAGATACTGAAGGAATTGAACATCACCTGAATCCAAAAACAATCAAACAATTACGAAAATTTATCACATTTTTAAAAGCAAATCCAAAAATTATTGAAAGTTTTAAGAATCCATAAAATATGTCAATCTATTGTTTCTTTAATCTTTAAGAAATATTTGAATATCGTTTTGAGACGATGCTAGTTTCATTAAAGTTCGCGATGCTTCAGAACGTTTTGGAATTGTAATCTCACCTTTTTTCCCAATTCTAACTGAAGTTACATAGTTGTCATGAACATAGATATCAGCATGCATCGAAGAATATTCTCTGCCAACAGTTAAAACTAAACCACTTTTGGATTCTGAAAAATGAAAAGATATTTCATTAGATGAATTTGTAGATTCATGACGATTAGAATTAGTCTTTTCAACTACATCAATGTGTATTTTTAGCACTTTTTCAATTTCACTAATGTTAGAACCGCCTTTTCCAATAATTGATGCCATTGATTGTTTATCTACTAAGATTTTGGCTCGATTATCAGATAATATTTCAACTTCTACTCTAGGATCATATTTCCTAAAGAGCTCACGTATTTTGTCTTCTGCAAGTTTTTCAATACCTACTTTTTGTACTTTTTTTGATACTGGAACTATGACATTCTCTTCACCAAATGTGTAAATTTCATGCTCAAGCACATGATCTGCAAAATTTCTAATCTCAATTACTGGTCTTGCCAAATCAGATTCGGTCATTCCAGTTGGAACCTTAACCACAAGCTCCAAATCATATATTTTCCCTATTGTGCCATATTTGACAAAAACTACAGTATCAATAACATTTGGAATTATTCCTAACTCGATTTTTCCTATAAAACGTTGTATTGCATCCAAAGGAGAGTTTGCATGTACAACACCGACCATGCCAACACCAGTAAGTCGTAAATCAGCAAACGTTCGAAAGTCTTCTCTTCGTCTTACCTCATCAAAGATTGTGTAATCAGGACGAACCAATAATAAAATATCAGCGGAGTTATCAAAACTACCATCAAGCTTTGTGTATTGAGTAATTCCCGGATCCACTTGCAAATCACGTGGAGATTCAAATGTTTTTACAATCTTTCCAGTATTGTGATAAAAATTAGCAAGGCCAGATGCAAGAGTACTTTTTCCAGAACCTGGAGGACCAGAAATGATAATACCTTCGGCCCTATCAGAGAATCGCTTCATTAATTCTTCAGAGATAGCATAATCATCCAAAGTCAATTTCACAATAGGATGAACGATTGTAATTTCAAAGGCTTCAGAAAACGGAGGTTTAGTAATTGCAATTCTATAATCATTGTATTGAATTACATATGCACCAGTTTTTGAGATTTCAATAGTACTAGAATCAGAAGTAGTAGTCTCTAAAATTTGAGATGTAATTAGTTGTAGGTATTCACGGGTTAAAATTTCATCGTTTAGTTTTGTCAAAACAAATGACCCAGGTTTTCCTTTTTTTGCCATTGGGGGCATATTCTCTTTCAAGTGTACACTCATTGTTTCAGAGTCAAAAAATTTTAAAAATTCCAAAGCAATATTTTTAGGAATTGGTTTTACAAACACAGATTCCAATCCCTCGGCCTGTGCCACCAAGTGTTGAACATTATCAGAAGTATACAGAATTGCTTGATTTTGTTTTGCAACATCTTTGATTATTGCATCAATTCTACCAGAACCAGCCATACGAATATCCTCAGAAGTTGGGTGTGAGCCTGAAAGTGATATGACCAACTCAAAATTACCTGATATTTCTTTAAGTTTTTTTATTGCTTCCAAACCAAAAAAACCCTGCTCTTTTTTCTGAGATGCTTGTGATTGTAATTCATCAAAAACGGCTTGAGGTATAATGATTTCAGAATTTTTAATTTTTCCGGATTCAATCAATATGATTAGTTGTCCATTAATTATGATACTAGTATCTACAACAATCTTTGACAAATCTTCTACCAATTTTAATTAAAGTTAGATCCTAAATTACTTTGCCAAAACATCGGAAACAACTTTCAATATGTTGTTAAAATTAAATGGTTTTGAAATATAAGAAGAGGCACCAAAATCCAAACATTGTTGAATAACTTTCTGATCATCACTTGCAGTAACCAAGATAATCTTGGCTTTTGGATCTTTTGAGAGTATTTCTTTAACAACAGTAAATCCATCTTTTTTAGGCATTGCTAAATCTAAAAGTAATAAATCAGGATTAAATTTGAAAAAAAAATCTACACTTTCTGCACCATCTTTTGCTTCACATACGATATTATGTTCACCTATAGACAAAATATCTTTTAAGACAAGTCTAATTGCATCAGAATCATCGGCAATCATGATGTTTCCCATTAAATCATCTTAAACTGACAGGTAATTAAAAAGGTTGATCAAATAAAAGTAGAAGATATTTGTGAAATCTTTTGTTTTATTTCATTCAAATTAATATCGGATTGAGTCATAGATTTCTTCATAGCATCAACTGAAATGATAAGAGATTCAAATATTTCATCAGTTATTGTCTCATCCGTTATCTTTTTTAACATAAAATCAAGCATTGATGATAGAGCACCTAATTCCTCTTTTCCCATCATCGGAGCCAATCCTTTGATTTTGTGAGTTGATTTTTGAATTTTTGAGGCATTAGCAGATACATCTAAAGGAGTATGACAAGCACTTAAGATATTAGAAATTGCAAAAATTTCATCGTTTATTTCAGCAGTAGCAACCTTAAGAAATTCATCAGACATATTGGTACAAATAAAGAAACCATGCTCATTATTTTTATACTCTATGTTAAGAGTTAGACATTGTGAAGATAATCAATAAGACATATGTTTTGGTTCTAGTATTAATTGTTGCAGCAATAATTAATTTATTATTGCTTTATGAATCACAACAAATAGACAATTCGCTCTCAAATTCAATTATCAAAACAGGGGATCTGAAAGTAGATGCAGAGCATATTTCATCTTTAGCAATATCTGTAGCAAATGGAGACATCAATGATAAAGAGAATCTAAATAGTGTAATAAAAGACATAGATGAATTTCTATTGAAATTAGAAAACGGTGGTAGTGTTAATGGACAACAACTGCAAAAAATTCCAACCGAGTTAACTGAAGAATATAATAAAATGAAGACATCTTGGGAATTATATAGAGAAAAAGTAATAAAAGTAGAAAAAACATCGGTTTTTGATCGAGAAGCAACAAATGCCATGAATTATGTTCTACAAAAAAATGGTGAACTTGTATTATCAACAAAAACAGTATCAGATGAATTATCAAATCTAGATAGAGATTATAATAGACACAAAGAAATTGCTAAAGAATTAGAAAAATCTGCAATAGAGATAGGACAGCTAACACTGTTAATTTCAATTGGAGAAGAGGAAGACGTACAGCAAAAATTGAAAAATGAGAGAATAGCATTTGAAATAGAACTAAGAAAACTGCTAGGAATACCAACAGAAGAATTAGATGTTGAAAGTGTAGGAAAAATAAATGAAGAGTTAATTCCAATTCCTAGGGAGAATTCAAATGAATTACGAAAAATTGATCCTTTGTGGGAAGCATTACAAGCAAGAATAATTATTCTTGAAGAAAGAGCTCTTTTATCTCCAGATTTTAATTTGGCAAAAAATGAAATGATTCAACAAAAATCAATTTTGTTTTCAAGTATAGATGATATCTTATTGTCGTGGAATGCCGAAATTGTAAAAAATAGTCAAGAAGGACAAATCATCATTCAAGCATTATTGTTAATTGATATAGGAGTATTCTTTTTGGTGTTATTTATCATTCGTCAATCATTATTACCTTTAGGATTAATTACAAATGCACTTTCAGAAATAAAAGAAGGCACGTATGGAGAAAAAATAGAATACAATAAAACAGATGAAGTTGGAACCTTAGTAGACACATTTAACGTGATGTCAAACACGATTAAAGAAAAAGATGAACAAACTAAGAGAACAGATATTGCAAAAGATGAATTTTTAGCAATGATTACTCATGAATTAAAAACACCACTAGTACCTATTCAAGGATATGCAGATATTTTACTAAGTGAGCATTTAGGAAAATTAACAGACAAACAAAAAGAAAGAATCAGCATCATAAAAACAAGTTCAGAGACATTACTATCAATTATATCAGATTTACTTGATGCTCAAAAATTAGAATTAGGTCAACTTAGAATGAAAAAAGAAACACATAATATTAAAAATACTATCGTTGAAGCGCTAGCAGATTTTGAGCCAGATTTAGAAAAAAAGAAAATAACAAAAATCATAGACTTGCAAGATGTCCAAATGGATTATGACCCAGTTAGAATAAAACAAGTCCTTACTAATTTAATCAAAAATAGCTTAAACGTAATACAACCAGAAGTTGGAAAAATTGAAATTTCAATGAAAAATCTACCACAGAATATTCAAATTAGTATAAAAGACAACGGGATTGGAATACCATTAGAAAAACAGCAAGACTTGTTTAAGAAATTTTATCAGGTGGATGCAACATTAACAAGAGAAAAAGGAGGTAGCGGTTTAGGATTAGCAATATGTAAAGGAATAGTCGAAAGTCATGACGGAACAATTTCTGTGAAAAGTGTTCCAAATCAAGGTGCAGAATTTACAATAACTCTACCGAAAAATTCACAACCAACAAAGTCCCCAATTGATATTAGTTAAAGAAAACAAACTTTCTTAACTAAAATCACTCACTCTCCCTAAAAAATGGATTTTTTAGAATGAAAAATAATGAATCAAGATAATCACACAGATGAAAAAAATGGTGAATTTTATGAAAATTGTGCTATATATTTTGAATTTCTACGTAAAAAAGGACGCACTGATTACAATTTTGAAGACGAGTATTACTTTACCATGCCTGCCATATCAAATCATTAATTCAAAACATAAGATTAATTTTATCAATTCAATATCGAATAAATTCTTACATTAAAGAACTCATATCGAATATTTTTTCAGATGGATTGTAAAAATCAAAGACCAAACAGATAGAACATACAACCAATAAGAATAACTTACAATCAACATTATGTTAGATAATAACATGAATGAAGAATTAGAAGCAATAAGACAAAATGTTAAAACATGCACTAAATGTAACCTTTCCACAACAAGAACAAACTCAGTACCAGGGAAAGGAAATTTCAAAGCAGATGTAATTTTTGTAGGAGAGGCACCTGGAAAAAATGAAGACCAAAAGGGAGAGCCATTTGTAGGAATAGCTGGTCAAAGACTCAACAATGCATTAGAAAATGCTGGAATATCCAGAGAATCGATTTACATCACAAACATTGTGAAATGCAGACCACCAAAAAACAGAGTTCCTTCTATTTCTGAAAGAGATGCATGTGATAATTATCTTCAAAAAGAAATTGCAATAATAAAACCAAAAATAATTTGTATTTTAGGAAATACTGCATTTAACTCTATTTTAGGAGGTTCTGAAATTAGAAAATATAGAGGAAAAATTGTAAAAAAAGACAAACAGTTTTATTTTCTAACACTACATCCGGCTGCAACAATTTACAATCAAGAATTAATCACAGTATTAAAAGAAGACATCATAAAATTATTTGATTTAATCAGAGAGTTAAAAAACAACAAACAAATTTCAATAGACATTGACTATACTACCTAGAACATTTTATACAAAAGACACTGTTACAGTTGCAAAAAAGTTACTAGGAAAAAAAATAGTTCGGAAGATAGGTAGAAAAGAAATTTCAGGAATAATAATAGAAACTGAAGCATATAGACATAAAGACGACCCAGCAAGTCATGCATTTAGAAATATTACTGAAAGAAACAAAGTGATGTTTGGAGAGGTAGGAAAAGCGTATGTCTATTTTACATATGGAATGCATTATTGTTTTAATATCGTTGCAAGAAATTCAAAATTTGAGGCAGGAGCTGTCTTGATTAGAGCAATCACTCCTGAAAAAGGAATAGAGATTATGGAAAAAAATAGAGGCATGAAAGATTCAAAGAGATTAACAGATGGACCTGCAAAATTAACTCAGGCACTAGGAATTACAAAAAAGCATTACGGATTAGATCTAACAACAAACTCAGAATTATTCATCACGGAGGGAATAAAAATATCAGGTAAAATCATTTCCAGCCCAAGAATTGGAATTAAAAACGCTACCGACAGATTATGGAATTTTAAAACGATAACACAATGAATTTATTTTTCATTGTTTTCATCTAATGTCCAAGGTACAAATCGACCCAAAATTTTTTCCCAGTTTAATCTCAAAAGTAAAACAACAACAACAGTCATCATAATTCCAAATACAATGATTCCAAGATATACAGTAGTTACATCAGTAATATCTTCAAGATATGGTTGTACTAATGACATTCCAAGATGATGAGAAATAAAGACAATAGAATAGCTAAGAACTAGTTTACCAGCAAGTGTGGCTATGAAAAATCGTTTGGGATTATATTTTGCAAGTCCCAATGGAACATAAATCAAGTCATCAGGTATAGGAGTTGCCGCTGCAAAAAACGCAGCTCCTGCACCATATCGTTTTACTAATCTTTCAAATGGTCGCATTCTCTTTCTAGTTTTTTCACTAATAATACGGCGCCCTTGATAACTTACATAGAAGATAATTTGTTTTGCAGCAGTTGCAGCTAGTGCAGAAAGAATTGCCAACACATGAAGATCAAATTGATCACCTACAGACATTGAAGCAAGAAAAATAAATCCAGGTAGAGGAATAAATGGAATTAAAGAACCAAAAAAATTAACCAATACTAAGCCAAGATACCCAATTTCAGGAGCAAATGGAAAAATTGCTGAAAAATCCACAAAACAATCATCAGACAGGCTTTATTTATTAAAAGCGAACTGATAATTATTTTTCAAAATACACCACAATCATTAAAATATCATCTTTTTACAACAAAACAGATGATAAAAAAAGAGTATGTAAAAATCTGTGATGAAATATCAGGAATTAGTCCGTTTATTAGATTTGTAGGCATAGTTGGAAAGGGAGGAGAGCTTTTGGCATACAAAAGAAGACCCGAGTTGATCCCACTTTTAGATGCAAAAAATACCCAGTATCAGTTTTCACACATTGCAATAAAAACAGACTTGGAAGAATTCTTTGATAAAAATCTTGGAGAAGTGGAATTTGTATGGGAGGAAAGAAAAAAAGTTCAGACAATATCATTTGCGATTAAAAAAGTTAGAGTATGGATATCAATTGATAAAAAAGTAATACGTTCAGAAATGCTACGAATAATTGATTCATGTTTGCCAATTGTAAAAAAACATGCAAAGGTATAGATCGCAATTTACAAAAAATAGATTTTAGAATACGACCATTAACTTTTTTAGAATATTTATTTTAAGAAATTCATGGAAGAAGTTGATGAAATTAAAGAAGTAATAAATAAAATAAACATAAGAAATTCAGGTTCTAAAGATTATCAAAAAATGAAAATTGAGGAGTTAAGTGCAAATATGAGAGAGGTTATGAAGTTTCAACAAGATATAATTCAGAGAATTGAAGATTTTGAGGGAAAAGGATTACAACATGATTTAATAAATTATGCAAAAACTATTTGCAAAAACACAGCAGAAAGAGAAATACTAAAAATTCAAGACGTTTATCTAAAAAAAATTGAAACGGAATATCTAAAATAAGAAATTACGACGTATCGTATAACCAACAGCGAACATAGCCAGTGTCTGTTTTAAATTTAGGTGGAACCATTTTACATTTATCTATTGCAAGTGGACACCTCTCAATAAATCTACATTGAGTTGCAGGTTCCATAAGACTAGGAGGATTACCTTTGATGTATTTAGGAATATTTCCTTTTAATGTTGGAATGGATTCCAGTAGTCCCTGAGTATAAGGATGCTTTGGATTTTTGTAAATTTCATAAGATGAACCGAACTCTACCATTTGTCCACCATACATAATTCCAATTTTATCAGCAATTTCAGATAAAACTGCCAAATCATGTGTGATTAACATAATTGACATTCCGTCTTTTTTGAGTTTTTTCAAGAGGTTAATAATTTGAGCCTGAATTAATACATCAAGTGCAGTTGTAGGTTCATCAGCAATTACAAATTTGGGTTCAAGCAATAATGCCATAGCAATTATCACTCTTTGTTTCATTCCTCCGCTTAGCTCATGAGGATATTTTTTTAAAACAATATCATCCAAACTGACAGAATGCAGTGTGTTTAGAATTACATCATCAAAGTTTTCTGTAAAATTATGTTGGTTTAGAACTTCAACAAATTGTTCACGAATGGTAAACACAGGATCAAGAGAATTCATAGCTCCTTGAAATATCATTGAAATTTTTTTCCATCTGAATTTTCTAATAAAGTCAGATTCAGATATATCCAATATCGAAGTATCATCTAAAATTATTTTGCCATTTGCTTTACCTCCCAAAAGCATCCTAACAATAGAAAGACCCAATGTGCTTTTTCCACAGGCACTTTCACCTGCAATACCTATAGATTCTCCGTCGCTTAAATTAAAATCGACGTCATCTACTGCATATACCGGACCCTTTGATGTATTATATCGAGCTGAAAGCCCATTGACGATTAATACCACATATTTAGTAAAATCAAACTAGAATTTTTGTCTTGCACTAAACAATTAAAATTTAGCCATAAAAAAATATCACCATAATTTACCATATTTTTGCAAGGATGTTTTAACATCACCAATTAAGGTATCTAATGTATGAGAATCATAATTTGTACCTGTAAAATCAGCGTTAGTAAGAATTGCACCATCAAAATTAGTATGTCTCAGATTCACTCCACTAAGATTTGCATTGGTTAAATTAGCACTTCTCAAGTCAGTATAAAACAAGTCAGCCCCTCTAAGGTCAGCATCTTGAAGATCTGCACCATATAGTTCAGCATCCCAGAGTTTTGCATTGGAAAGATTTGTGCCTCTCATGGTAGCACCGCGTAGTTTGACATAAAACAAAATTGCATTATGGAGATTAGCCTCGCTTAAATCACTGCTACTCAAGTCAGCATTATGGATATCTCTATTTTGAAGATCAACACCACACATAATTGAATCAGACATATTTCTTCCAATTAGAACTTCATAATCAAAATTAATGTGGGTAAGATTTCGTTTTCTAAAAACGTCAGATGAATTCATACAACATAACAAAAGACATCACATTTGAATTTAGATAAAAACAATGTTAGAGGGATTTTTTACTAAGGCGATCAATTAACCAAATTTGCTTATGAATATATGAATAATTCAAAGATCAGTAATTGGATTCACTAAGGGATATAAACAACTTTACAGAAAGAAAAAAATCGATTCAAATGAAACTACCAATATGTAATTTTGATGCAAAAAATGCGGTGCTTTGCCCAAAATGCGAAAACAATGTAGAAGCAGGAATAATTACAAAGGCAGATGCAGATGCATCAATTATTCTTGCAAAGTTGGCAAAATCAAATCCAACTATCGATAAATTTTCACTTTATTCATGTAAAGAATTCAATGGAAATTATGTACTGGCACTAGCCAAAAACGATATTATGGTGATTCGACAAAGCCGTGTACTCTATAGATTACTTCAAGATCAATTCAAAGGAAAAATATGGCTTGTAGAAGCTGATGAAGATGATAAAAAATTCATAGAAGATTTATTTTTTCCAACAAAAATTTTGTCAATTAATTCAGTTTGGGCGCCTGGTGGAATCCAAAAGACAAAGGCAGTTGTATCTGGAAAATGGACTCCAAGATTTCCAATCGATACAAATAAGATAATTCAAATTGTCAAAAATGCCCGAAACCTTGACATTGAGATAGAATTTGAAGAAAAAAGACGGTGAAAATAGTGGGATTTGTTAAAACTCATGACATTACAGAATTAGATACCACACTCATTGGAAAAGAGGTGGTGCTTGGGGGATGGGTGGAGGATCTCCGAAAATTAGGAAAAATGACATTTATCACACTAAGAGATGTTTCTGGAATTTCTCAAATCATAGTAAAAGGTGAATTAAATGACAATCTAGGAGAAATAAACCGTCAAAGTGTAATTAGTGTAAAAGGAATAGTACAAGAAACAAAGGCAAGAGATTTTGCTTTTGAAATAAAAGCAGAAGAGATAGAAATTTTAGCAAAAGCAGTTCATCCGCTTCCAGTTGATCCAATTGGAAGACTAGAAAGCAACATCGATACAAGATTGAATCATCGTGCATTAGATATGAGAAATCAGAAAACTGCATCAATTTTCAAATTACGACATTTTGTTTTAGAAACATTACGTAAAACTTTATCAGAAAAAAAATTTATCGAGATCACAACTCCAAAAATAATTGGCAGTGCAAGTGAAGGAGGTGCAAATTTATTCTCATTAGATTATTTCGGTAAGACAGCATACCTTGCACAAAGTCCACAGCTATACAAAGAACAAATGACAATAGGGTTAGAAAGAGTGTATGAGATTTCAAATTTCTATAGAGCTGAAAATTCACATACAGGTCGTCATCTTAGTGAATTTACAAGTGTAGATATTGAAGCTGCATTTATGGATTACAATGATGTAATGGATATTTTAGAATCACTAGTAATGGAAGTTTACAAAATAACTTCCGAGAAATGTAAAAAAGAACAAGAAGAAATTAGACATATAATTGAAATTCCAAAATCACCTTTTGAAAGAATAACATACACTCAAGTTATCGAGGAATTAAAAAAAGCAGGTGAAAAAGTAGAGTTTGGGGATGACTTGCTTGATTCACATCTAAGAATAATTGGAAAGAATCATCCAGGATTTTATTTCCTAACAGATTGGCCAATGAAGCTAAAACCATTTTACATTAGAGAAAAGGATGAAGACCCAAAATTGTCACGTTCATTTGATCTTCAATTTGGATATCTAGAGTTATCTTCAGGAGGAACCAGACTTCATAATACCGACGTACTAAAAGCAAGACTCAAAGAACAGGGTCTTGATCCTGCTCAATTTGCGGATCATCTACAGACATTTGATTGGGGAATGCCGCCACATTCAGGTTGGGGAATGGGTTTGGACAGATTAATGACCACATTAATTGGCATAGATAATGTTAGAGAAGTTGTACTGTATCCAAGAGATCCAGATAGATTGAGTCCATAAATTCAGATTTTTATTATAAAGCAACAACAGAAATTACATGATAGAACAAACTGATGCAAAAAAAGTAGTAGAAGTGATAGGAAATAATCTGATAGGAGTCTCACATGACTCCAATA encodes:
- a CDS encoding pentapeptide repeat-containing protein, which produces MNSSDVFRKRNLTHINFDYEVLIGRNMSDSIMCGVDLQNRDIHNADLSSSDLSEANLHNAILFYVKLRGATMRGTNLSNAKLWDAELYGADLQDADLRGADLFYTDLRSANLTNANLSGVNLRHTNFDGAILTNADFTGTNYDSHTLDTLIGDVKTSLQKYGKLW
- a CDS encoding transcription elongation factor NusA, whose amino-acid sequence is MKLPICNFDAKNAVLCPKCENNVEAGIITKADADASIILAKLAKSNPTIDKFSLYSCKEFNGNYVLALAKNDIMVIRQSRVLYRLLQDQFKGKIWLVEADEDDKKFIEDLFFPTKILSINSVWAPGGIQKTKAVVSGKWTPRFPIDTNKIIQIVKNARNLDIEIEFEEKRR
- the aspS gene encoding aspartate--tRNA(Asn) ligase; this translates as MGFVKTHDITELDTTLIGKEVVLGGWVEDLRKLGKMTFITLRDVSGISQIIVKGELNDNLGEINRQSVISVKGIVQETKARDFAFEIKAEEIEILAKAVHPLPVDPIGRLESNIDTRLNHRALDMRNQKTASIFKLRHFVLETLRKTLSEKKFIEITTPKIIGSASEGGANLFSLDYFGKTAYLAQSPQLYKEQMTIGLERVYEISNFYRAENSHTGRHLSEFTSVDIEAAFMDYNDVMDILESLVMEVYKITSEKCKKEQEEIRHIIEIPKSPFERITYTQVIEELKKAGEKVEFGDDLLDSHLRIIGKNHPGFYFLTDWPMKLKPFYIREKDEDPKLSRSFDLQFGYLELSSGGTRLHNTDVLKARLKEQGLDPAQFADHLQTFDWGMPPHSGWGMGLDRLMTTLIGIDNVREVVLYPRDPDRLSP